One part of the Cottoperca gobio chromosome 14, fCotGob3.1, whole genome shotgun sequence genome encodes these proteins:
- the LOC115018517 gene encoding golgin subfamily A member 4-like isoform X1 — translation MCKMETYQSGDLEQRQQSSRMTQTEQQWTRENSKQLEDEQTIVNMKTKWEIIKIQRQLTCRVMGEIEQLWEETQRERNNIEYLKTNTEQQQEDIDRLTAKKHEQYLLINRLRIQIENIIEKLEENKNEAAQEEMQLLKMKTEIYRERETLERRRNELINERHKLEMIKYEKTKSQESKEPEEPMEQIKREQEITERLMVDCLLSLINKNKKIMLEAKQAKEHMKKNMADIKQEFQRNKKDISHHRDQIKLIKHNMNENINKMKQRTVEMQKAAVPEIQSRERQKEERDTFGTVKIKLRRIQEEMEKLWDELEDSVQQLEVTVREKQELKTKSGQMEDIKSDSDTDVSIKRTQWKTAMTADMQRQKQNLENKLSQVQSERDEIQKIKTKIQTERENIERDRQLAKAETNAMNCMRESAEKQKQELDDKLQRTKKEIREKEVLNTEIEIKIKDLVKIIRMSRRKKEGISKMMEEAEDAKQVMGERQDETKENWSEQVLQVNMEYRFDEQNIGLQQVDRTRDIQQLKEHSFEEDNMESTKNKMNTDMERVILEVKEIRKMLRRVRKETGQSRKDFTEEKRQIQWMNFRFEKNKRELDQQLEKSIKERDEMEIMKVKIQQHREEVKQKLEVTITTILTMGEIKASIEKAAAEMKNTREEMLEVQRKTNQNKEEVKKYVDKMTSMKVQVSKWILTESAIKKTFSRNTSKLQIAQKETARDSLKDQAFEILTDKEGVEDEITKETMTIPLEDQPQSEDTNEHSEHKQRQGLNFFAVDMKEEQNVFLQMQTKIYEETLMDDDQTKLVIHVREMEVEKQMFKLKKREDKLREQIRYAMENMEEDNKEIKRIIMDINDLQSQKPEAENCLPITVRESTNVFKDEIVEYEVNMQKQEDDNKVKQEVIDVVEKQKQSQDSRENIQIHTEEIDGGYDKKDTGSADIQRLRAEIYRTQNIIRQVKLELENQDEESNIDKDHRDNDSEIEGLLQDMKQFQELLKLLKTAMRQNKMHLKEKMSNMKLRKTAAKKLKRKLDQRLEKTLRDRDEFDHLKIKMQKQTEETEEKLEKMTKVKRTVEEIAARTRQKSEDTEIIMKQTQVKLRQLEDLNYRIEATKQELENSLAFTFQERTDLEKVHTEIRQKKDRECALESTEREKGDIKQCERDETDTERDKMIKNRMGKDIEEMENEIFRLRSKKEKLEKDIKLTMVSLDLKNSEIEQLKKSISEEVKQKTEREEIEMLKQQIQVERENVRKERQQEIHEMNRLRENIERQKQELDDRVQTTKTEIREMEILKSELEIKKKESKQIYRTSMRKMVESEMRWNDIQREREVLRRETKKRRRELDQRLEETMRERDESEMLKIKLQRQKEELAEEKQRFKDQITLIQVYREHEKQSLEKPEVKNFREKIQMIHQSSKDTDSIIGLQNMKQNIHVHLKIIRREMGILENVNVDLGEQREGLKAIQAENRTVAEPNSEHNMSQIKDLIKMNFVKMTIQAEADLVEMVHMTDGIQKQKQWLEITLEEVKRQRREIEVLKSEMEGKKNENQRMIRKGIQKEQEVKKMWAEVKEEEDAHKRERKKRKKELDQRLERISRERDELEIMKLKMQREKDGIKGGIEVSRMATVTQVPNPIQKHWGLIQTCMEKYKVMEKLNEDWNGAIKDEKRHMEAQAKITTQEREKVENIKMEIQRQKEILCALKNKQQKQTHLEQEEINIVKEREKEILKAETMILKDGRQKEKKEHRVIKRPFNVSEKIQNELDELKELTKEDQSGKGRNEEEVKLKSEKKEKTSSNDCTDTLVLKQNEPPRNYNKEKLEPLKTKIMNEKPEIATRKEKFQSKRKLKVGFQELGDVNLNQKRDKGLKDVAGTKTLINQHELKSDKTEDDMHKEIHDVKESEHGEEEKHMLKNKLIEQAKREEMESEKEEVKSAKKTELLDTEGLIKKREDLDRESEKMNKEKLHLELMTSDIRKQNDVLQQAIQDIREERDALETTKSELQKKKEHADSQFDEINREKSNIKDLTLQLQAQRLKLENAMNMITRKQEVQELKEDQFKRQTQALETSKNNVLAEKEELELLRKDLNKKKEEVDATMNTMSGERVILTKMKTEVDMEREMLSDDEQRLKELSELKIKADQFNDKMKYIESLRAKLKHFSETTQENIKNKMERLAQHAEDVQKLCSVLDQKQTELDEDKNKLLDYIQVFNREKQHLITTKSDMFQNRNEMEAQDGGKLKTEMTQEREDQKSINGIVVKEKLALELMKSDMKKQINLLERHRQEMKERKNELQITMTQLKDQKEHINFFLDEINREKIHVKELALQLQKENIKVQNATNIIALTQREQHRKDSDIWRQTQELQYNRKIVLAEREELELLRKDLNKKREEVDAAMNTMSGEREQLYHMKRSTDMDIAMLHNEKDRMEGERSDQKKEREHLDRESEKMNKEKLDLELMTSDNQKQSDILEQKIQDIREERDTLETTKSELQKKKEHADSQFDEINREKSNIKDLTLQLQTQRLKLENAMNMITRKQEVQELKEDQLKKQTQTLETNKNSVLAEREKVELLRKELNKKKEEVDAAMNTMSGEREQLYHMMRSTDMDTAMLQNEKDRMEGERSDLKKDKEDVDNESEKMNKEKQDLELMTSDIRKQSAVLEQEIQDIQEERDALETTESELQKKKEHADNQFDEINREKSNIKDLTLQLQKQRLKLENAMNMITRKQEEQELKEDEFKRQTHTLETNKNSVLVEREKVELLRNELNKKKEEVDAAMNTMSGEREQLYHMKRSTDMDTAMLQNEKDRMEGEWSDLKKEREHLDRESEKMNKEKLDLELMTSDIRKQSDVLEQEIQDIREERDAFETTKFELQKKKEYADCQFDEINRVKRNIKDLTLQLQTQRLKLENAMNMITRKQEEQELKEDQFKRQQQTLETNKNSVLAEKEELDILREDLNKKKEEVNAAMNTMSGEKEQLYHMKRSTKMAIAMLQNEKDRMEGEWSDLKKEREHLDRESEKMNKEKLDLELMTSDNQKQSDVLEQKIQDIQEERDTLETTKSELQKNKEHADSELDEINREKSNIKDLTLQLQTQRLKVENAMNMITRKQEEQELKEDQFKRQQQTLETNKKSVLAEREERDILRVDLNKKKEEVDAAMNTMSGEREQLYHMKRCTDMDTAMLQNEKDRMEGEWSDLKKEREHLDRDSEKMNKDKLDLELMTSDIRKQSDILEQNIQDIREKRDTLETTKSELQKNKEHADSQFDEINREKSNIKDLNLQLQTQRLKLENAMNMIIRKQEEQELKEEQFKKQTQTLETSKNSVLEEREKVELLRKELNKKKEEVDAAMNTMSGEREQLYHIKRTTDMDIAMLQNEKDRMVGEWSDLKKEREHLDRE, via the exons ATGTGTAAGATGGAAACATATCAATCAGGAGACCTTG AGCAAAGACAACAGAGTAGCAGGATGACCCAAACAGAACAGCAGTGGACAAGAGAAAACAGCAAGCAATTAGAAGACGAACAAACAATAGTCAACATGAAAACCAAATGGGAGattattaaaatacaaagacaatTGACATGTCGAGTAATGGGGGAGATTGAACAACTTTgggaagagacacaaagagagagaaataatatCGAGTACTTGAAGACAaatacagagcagcagcaggaggacatTGACAGACTGACAGCTAAAAAACATGAGcagtatttattaataaatagacTGAGAATACAGATAGAAAATATTATTGAGAAACTTGAGGAGAATAAAAATGAAGCCGCTCAAGAAGAAATGCAACTTCTGAAAATGAAGACTGAaatatacagagagagggaaactCTGGAAAGAAGACGTAATGAACTAATCAATGAGCGACACAAGTTGGAAATGATCAAGTATGAAAAGACAAAATCACAAGAAAGTAAGGAACCCGAAGAACCCATGGAGCAGAtaaagagagagcaggagattACGGAGAGGCTGATGGTTGACTGTCTGCTCAGTCTaattaacaaaaataagaaaataatgctTGAAGCAAAGCaggcaaaagaacatatgaagaaAAACATGGCAGACATAAAGCAAGAGTTTCAGAGGAATAAAAAGGATATTTCCCACCATAGAGATCAAATTAAACTCATCAAACACAATATGAATGAAAATATTAACAAGATGAAGCAAAGAACTGTTGAAATGCAGAAAGCTGCAGTCCCAGAGATACAAAGCagagaaaggcagaaagaagaaagagacacTTTCGGCACTGTGAAGATTAAACTCCGCAGAATccaggaagagatggagaaactTTGGGATGAGCTGGAAGACAGCGTACAACAACTGGAAGTGACTGTGAGAGAGAAGCAGGAGCTAAAGACAAAGAGTGGTCAAATGGAAGATATAAAATCTGACTCAGACACAGATGTGAGCATAAAGAGAACACAGTGGAAAACAGCGATGACTGCTGATATGCagaggcaaaaacaaaacttaGAAAATAAGTTGTCACAGGTCCAATCTGAAAGAGACGAGATACAAAAAATCAAGACTAAAatacagactgagagagagaacatagagagagacaggcagttAGCTAAAGCAGAAACGAATGCAATGAACTGTATGAGGGAGagtgctgaaaaacaaaaacaggagcTGGACGACAAGTTACagaggacaaagaaagagataagagagaaggAAGTGTTGAACACTGAGAttgaaataaagataaaagacCTGGTAAAAATAATACGAATGAGCAGGAGAAAAAAGGAAGGGATCAGCAAGATGATGGAAGAGGCTGAAGATGCTAAACAAGTCATGGGGGAAAGACAAGATGAGACTAAGGAGAATTGGTCAGAGCAGGTGCTGCAGGTGAACATGGAGTACAGATTTGATGAGCAGAATATAGGACTCCAGCAGGTTGACAGAACTAGAGACATACAACAGCTTAAAGAACATTCCTTTGAGGAAGACAACATGGAAAGCACCAAGAATAAAATGAACACTGACATGGAGAGAGTGATTCTTGAAGTAAAAGAAATCAGAAAGATGCTGCGTAGGGTGAGAAAAGAGACAGGGCAAAGCAGGAAGGACTTtacagaagaaaagagacaaatcCAATGGATGAATTTTcgatttgaaaaaaataaacgaGAGCTTGACCAACAGCTGGAAAAGAGCATTAAAGAGAGGGATGAGATGGAAATCATGAAGGTAAAGATACAACAACACAGGGAAGAGGTCAAACAAAAACTGGAAGTTACTATAACTACAATTCTGACTATGGGTGAGATAAAAGCTAGCATAGAaaaagctgctgcagagatgAAAAATACCAGGGAGGAGATGCTCGAAGTCCAAAGGAAGACAAACCAGAACAAGGAAGAGGTCAAGAAGTATGTA gaTAAGATGACTTCCATGAAAGTTCAGGTCAGCAAATGGATATTGACTGAATCTGCAATCAAAAAGACCTTTTCAAGGAATACATCTAAACTTCAAATAGCACAGAAAGAAACAGCCAGAGACTCTCTCAAGGATCAAGCATTTGAAATTCTAACAGACAAAGAAGGTGTAGAAGATGAAATTACAAAAGAAACCATGACTATACCATTAGAAGACCAGCCTCAAAGTGAAGATACAAATGAGCATTCAGAGCACAAACAGAGACAAGGACTCAATTTTTTTGCAGTGGACATGAAAGAGGAGCAGAATGTTTTCTTACAGATGCAGACCAAAATCTATGAAGAAACATTAATGGATGATGATCAGACCAAATTAGTGATACATGTAAGAGAAATGGAAGTAGAAAAGCAGATGTTCAAACTcaagaagagagaggataaATTAAGGGAACAAATAAGGTACGCTATGGAGAACATGGAGGAAGACAATAAAGAGATTAAAAGGATCATTATGGACATAAATGACCTGCAGAGCCAGAAACCAGAGGCTGAAAATTGCTTACCAATTACAGTCAGGGaaagcacaaatgttttcaaAGATGAAATCGTTGAATATGAAGTGAACATGCAAAAACAGGAGGATGACAATAAGGTGAAACAAGAAGTTATTGATGTTGTTGAGAAGCAAAAACAAAGTCAGGATTCAAGAGaaaatatacagatacatactgAGGAGATTGATGGAGGTTATGATAAAAAGGACACAGGAAGTGCTGATATACAAAGACTTAGGGCTGAGATTTATAGAACACAAAATATTATAAGACAAGTAAAACTAGAACTTGAAAACCAAGATGAAGAAAGCAATATCGACAAAGATCATAGGGATAACGACAGTGAAATTGAAGGATTACTACAAGACATGAAACAATTCCAAGAGCTTTTAAAACTGCTAAAAACTGCAATGaggcaaaataaaatgcatctgAAAGAAAAAATGAGCAACATGAAATTGAGGAAAACTGCAGCCAAAAAACTGAAGAGAAAACTGGATCAGAGGTTAGAGAAAACtttgagagacagagatgaatttgatcatttaaaaataaaaatgcagaaacaaactgaagagacagaggagaagttGGAGAAAATGACAAAAGTTAAGAGGACTGTCGAGGAAATTGCTGCAAGGACTAGACAGAAAAGTGAAGACACAGAGATTATTATGAAGCAGACCCAAGTAAAACTGAGACAGTTGGAAGACTTGAACTATAGGATTGAGGCTACAAAACAAGAACTGGAAAACAGCCTTGCTTTTACATTCCAGGAAAGAACTGACCTTGAAAAAGTCCACACTGAAATCAGACAGAAAAAGGACAGAGAATGTGCCTTGGAAAgtactgagagagagaagggagacaTAAAGCAATGTGAAAGAGATGAAACAGATACAGAAAGGGACAAAATGATTAAGAACAGAATGGGTAAAGACATTgaggaaatggaaaatgaaatctTCAGACTCAgatcaaaaaaagagaaactggaGAAGGATATAAAACTGACAATGGTCAGTTTGGATCTGAAAAATAGTGAAATTGAACAACTGAAAAAGTCTATAAGTGAGGAAGTTAAACaaaagactgagagagaagagattgaGATGCTGAAACAACAGATTCAAGTTGAGCGGGAGAatgtgagaaaagaaagacaacaagAAATACATGAGATGAACCGTTTAAGGGAGAATATCgaaagacagaaacaggagCTTGATGACAGAGTGCAAACAACCAAAACAGAAATAAGAGAAATGGAGATACTGAAGTCAGAgctggaaataaagaaaaaagaaagtaaacagaTATATAGAACAAGCATGCGAAAAATGGTGGAGAGTGAAATGAGGTGGAATGACATACAAAGAGAAAGGGAAGTACTGAGGAGAGAGaccaaaaagagaagaagagaattAGACCAAAGACTGGAAGAAACcatgagagagagggatgagtcAGAAATGTTGAAGATAAAACTGCAACGGCAGAAAGAGGAGCTGGCTGAGGAGAAACAGAGATTCAAAGACCAGATAACTCTGATCCAAGTATACAGagaacatgaaaaacaaagtcTGGAAAAGCCAGAGGTGAAAAACTTCAGGGAGAAAATTCAAATGATCCACCAAAGCTCAAAGGACACTGATTCCATTATTGGCCttcaaaacatgaaacaaaatattcatgtacatttgaaaataattaggAGAGAAATGGGAATTctggaaaatgtaaatgttgatttagggGAACAAAGAGAAGGGCTCAAAGCAATACAAGCTGAGAACAGGACTGTAGCTGAGCCAAACAGTGAGCACAACATGAGCCAAATCAAAGATCTGATAAAGATGAACTTTGTCAAAATGACAATACAGGCAGAAGCAGATTTGGTTGAAATGGTGCACATGACGGACGGtatccaaaaacaaaaacagtggctTGAAATCACACTAGAAGAagttaaaagacaaagaagagagaTTGAAGTGTTGAAGTCTGAaatggaggggaaaaaaaatgaaaatcaaCGGATGATCCGAAAAGGCATTCAAAAAGAGCAGGAAGTTAAAAAGATGTGGGCTGAggtcaaagaagaagaagatgcccacaagagggagagaaagaagagaaagaaagagctcGACCAGCGACTGGAGAGgatcagcagagagagagacgaactGGAGATCATGAAACTAAAGATGCAAAGAGAAAAGGACGGGATCAAAGGTGGAATAGAAGTGTCCAGGATGGCAACAGTCACACAAGTTCCAAATCCAATTCAAAAGCACTGGGGGCTAATTCAGACATGTATGGAGAAATATAAAGTCATGGAAAAACTGAATGAAGATTGGAATGGAGCAATTAAAGATGAAAAACGACACATGGAGGCCCAGGCAAAGATCACAACccaggaaagagagaaagtggaaaatatCAAGATGGAgattcaaagacaaaaagaaatattaTGTGCTTTAAAGAACAAgcaacaaaagcaaacacatttgGAGCAAGAGGAGATTAATAtagttaaagagagagagaaagagattctCAAAGCTGAGACAATGATCCTCAAAGATGGacgacagaaagaaaagaaagaacacagGGTAATAAAGAGGCCATTTAATGTGAGTGAGAAAATACAGAATGAGTTAGATGAATTAAAAGAATTAACAAAGGAAGACCAAAGTGGAAAAGGGCGAAATGAAGAAGAGGTGaaattaaaaagtgaaaagaaagaaaaaacatcttcaaatgATTGTACAGACACTCTTGTGTTAAAACAGAATGAACCACCTAGAAATTACAATAAGGAGAAACTagaacctttaaaaacaaaaattatgAATGAAAAACCTGAAATTGCaacaagaaaagagaaattCCAAAGTAAAAGGAAACTGAAAGTTGGGTTTCAAGAATTAGGCGATGTAAATCTAAACCAGAAGAGAGACAAGGGCCTGAAAGATGTGGCTGGAACTAAAACATTGATAAACCAACATGAATTAAAATCTGACAAAACAGAAGATGATATGCATAAGGAAATTCACGACGTAAAAGAAAGTGAAcatggagaagaggaaaaacacatgcttaaaaataaattgattgaGCAggcaaaaagagaagaaatggaaTCGGAAAAGGAGGAAGTAAAAAGTGCAAAGAAAACTGAGCTCTTAGACACAGAAGGGCTgataaaaaagagagaggatctggatagagagagtgagaagatgAACAAAGAGAAACTGCACTTGGAGCTGATGACGTCTGACATCCGGAAACAAAATGACGTATTACAACAAGCGATACAAGATATACGAGAGGAAAGAGACGCATTGGAAACAACAAAGTCTGAGctacaaaagaagaaagaacatgCAGACAGTCAGTTTGAtgagataaacagagagaaaagcaacattaaagATCTGACCCTTCAGCTTCAGGCACAAAGACTCAAACTGGAGAATGCCATGAACATGATCACCCGAAAACAAGAAGTACAAGAACTCAAGGAAGACCAGTTcaagagacagacacaagccCTGGAAACCAGTAAGAACAATGTACTGGCTGAAAAAGAAGAGCTGGAGCTTTTGAGGAAGGATCTgaacaagaagaaagaagaggttGATGCTACAATGAACACCATGAGTGGAGAGAGAGTAATACTCACTAAAATGAAGACTGAAGTAGACATGGAAAGGGAAATGCTTTCAGATGATGAGCAAAGACTAAAAGAACTGTCGGAGCTGAAAATAAAAGCCGATCAGTTCAAtgataaaatgaaatacattgaAAGTCTGAGAGCAAAACTCAAACATTTCAGTGAAACAACACAAGAAAATATCAAGAACAAAATGGAGAGATTAGCACAACATGCTGAAGATGTGCAAAAGCTATGTAGTGTCCTCGATCAAAAGCAAACAGAACTTgatgaagacaaaaacaagttgCTTGATTACATTCAAGTGtttaacagagaaaagcaacatcTCATCACTACGAAATCAGACATGttccagaacagaaatgaaATGGAAGCACAAGATGGTGGAAAACTAAAGACAGAGATGACCCAAGAGAGAGAAGATCAGAAAAGTATCAACGGCATTGTGGTCAAAGAGAAATTGGCCTTGGAGCTGATGAAGTCTGACATGAAGAAACAAATTAACCTGTTAGAACGACACAGACaagaaatgaaagagagaaaaaatgaGCTTCAAATCACAATGACTCAGCTGAAAGACCAGAAGGAACACATCAACTTCTTCCTTGAtgagataaacagagagaaaatacatgTTAAAGAGCTGGCCCTTCAGcttcagaaagaaaacatcaaagtTCAGAATGCAACAAACATTATTGCTCTGACACAAAGGGAACAACATCGCAAAGATTCTGACATCTGGAGACAAACACAAGAACTGCAATACAATAGAAAAATCGTACTGGCAGAAAGAGAAGAGCTGGAGCTTTTGAGGAAGGATCTgaacaagaagagagaagaggttGATGCTGCAATGAACACCATGAGTGGTGAGAGAGAACAACTGTATCACATGAAGAGAAGTACTGACATGGACATAGCAATGCTCCATAATGAAAAGGACAGAATGGAAGGAGAAAGGTCTGatcagaagaaagagagagagcatctggatagagagagtgagaagatgAACAAAGAGAAACTGGACTTGGAGCTGATGACATCTGATAACCAGAAACAAAGTGACATATTAGAACAAAAGATACAAGATATACGAGAGGAAAGAGACACATTGGAAACAACAAAGTCTGAGctacaaaagaagaaagaacatgCAGACAGTCAGTTTGAtgagataaacagagagaaaagcaataTTAAAGATCTGACCCTTCAGCTTCAGACACAAAGACTCAAACTGGAGAATGCCATGAACATGATCACCCGAAAACAAGAAGTACAAGAACTCAAGGAAGACCAgctcaaaaaacaaacacaaactctggaaaccaataaaaacagtgtactggcagaaagagaaaaggtgGAGCTTTTGAGAAAGGAACTgaacaagaagaaagaagaggtcGATGCTGCAATGAACACcatgagtggagagagagaacaactgTATCACATGATGAGAAGTACTGACATGGACACAGCAATGCTCCAGAATGAAAAGGACAGAATGGAAGGAGAAAGGTCTGATCTGAAGAAAGATAAAGAGGATGTGGATAATGAGAGTGAGAAGatgaacaaagagaaacaggacTTGGAGCTGATGACATCTGATATCCGGAAACAAAGTGCTGTACTAGAACAAGAGATACAAGATATACAAGAGGAAAGAGATGCATTGGAAACAACAGAGTCTGAGctacaaaagaagaaagaacatgCAGACAATCAGTTTGAtgagataaacagagagaaaagtaaCATTAAAGATCTGACCCTTCAGCTTCAGAAACAAAGACTCAAACTGGAGAATGCCATGAACATGATCACCcgaaaacaagaagaacaagaactcaAGGAAGACGAGttcaaaagacaaacacacaccctggAAACCAATAAGAACAGTGTACTGGTAGAAAGAGAAAAGGTGGAGCTTTTGAGGAATGAACTgaacaagaagaaagaagaggtcGATGCTGCAATGAACACcatgagtggagagagagaacaactgTATCACATGAAGAGAAGTACTGACATGGACACAGCAATGCTCCAGAATGAAAAGGACAGAATGGAAGGAGAATGGTCTGatctgaagaaagagagagagcatctggatagagagagtgagaagatgAACAAAGAGAAACTGGACTTGGAGCTGATGACATCTGATATACGGAAACAAAGTGACGTATTAGAACAAGAGATACAAGATATACGAGAGGAAAGAGACGCATTTGAAACAACAAAGTTTGAGctacaaaagaagaaagaatatGCAGACTGTCAGTTTGATGAGATAAACagagtaaaaagaaacattaaagatCTGACCCTTCAGCTTCAGACACAAAGACTCAAACTGGAGAATGCCATGAACATGATCACCcgaaaacaagaagaacaagaactcaAGGAAGACCAGttcaaaagacaacaacaaacccTGGAAACCAATAAAAACAGTGTACTGGCAGAAAAAGAAGAGCTGGACATTTTGAGGGAGGATCTgaacaagaagaaagaagaggtcAATGCTGCAATGAACACCATGAGTGGAGAGAAAGAACAACTGTATCACATGAAGAGAAGTACTAAAATGGCTATAGCAATGCTCCAGAATGAAAAGGACAGAATGGAAGGAGAATGGTCTGatctgaagaaagagagagagcatctggatagagagagtgagaagatgAACAAAGAGAAACTGGACTTGGAGCTGATGACATCTGATAACCAGAAACAAAGTGACGTATTAGAACAAAAGATACAAGATATACAAGAGGAAAGAGACACATTGGAAACAACAAAGTCCGAGCtacaaaagaacaaagaacatgCAGACAGTGAGCTTGAtgagataaacagagagaaaagcaataTTAAAGATCTGACCCTTCAGCTTCAGACACAAAGACTCAAAGTGGAGAATGCCATGAACATGATCACCcgaaaacaagaagaacaagagcTCAAAGAAGACCAGttcaaaagacaacaacaaaccctggaaaccaataaaaaaagtgtACTGGCAGAAAGAGAAGAGCGGGACATTTTGAGGGTGGATCTgaacaagaagaaagaagaggtcGATGCTGCAATGAACACcatgagtggagagagagaacaactgTATCACATGAAGAGATGTACTGACATGGACACAGCAATGCTCCAGAATGAAAAGGACCGAATGGAAGGAGAATGGTCTGatctgaagaaagagagagagcatctgGATAGAGACAGTGAGAAGatgaacaaagacaaactggaTTTGGAGCTGATGACATCTGATATCCGGAAACAAAGTGACATATTAGAACAAAATATACAAGATATacgagagaaaagagacacatTGGAAACAACAAAGTCTGAGCtacaaaagaacaaagaacatgCAGACAGTCAGTTTGAtgagataaacagagagaaaagcaataTTAAAGATCTGAACCTTCAGCTTCAGACACAAAGACTCAAACTGGAGAATGCCATGAACATGATCATCcgaaaacaagaagaacaagaactcaAGGAAGAACAGTTCAAAAAACAAACCCAAACCCTGGAAACCAGTAAGAACAGTGTactggaagaaagagaaaaggtggAGCTTTTGAGGAAGGAACTgaacaagaagaaagaagaggtaGATGCTGCAATGAACACcatgagtggagagagagaacaactgTATCACATAAAGAGAACTACTGACATGGACATAGCAATGCTCCAGAATGAAAAGGACAGAATGGTAGGAGAATGGTCTGatctgaagaaagagagagagcatctggatagagagtga